In Cotesia glomerata isolate CgM1 linkage group LG1, MPM_Cglom_v2.3, whole genome shotgun sequence, one genomic interval encodes:
- the LOC123272301 gene encoding radical S-adenosyl methionine domain-containing protein 2-like, translating to MCVCTCIVIILTIFVIFFVQKFSNKNKNKTQKFKTTDENKKNYKKLISVNFHFTRKCNYECGFCFHTAKTSHYTELEEAKRGLRMVKEVGMKKINFSGGEPFLYPKYLGELIKFCKTTLELESTSIVSNGSQIKESWFQKYAKYLDILAISVDSFNEETNIRIGRGRGKHLEKLSDIRDWCEKYNVKFKLNSVIGTYNWQENMVEEIENLRPFRWKVFQCLLVDTENAGEQAIRKAKEFIITDQQFEDFCSRHRHLSSFVPEPNVLMKESYIILDEYMRFLNKGDVYKESKSILEVGILKAMEQIDFDEKSFNARGGVYDWTKTDHLNVNGNCGSDDKLSW from the coding sequence ATGTGCGTGTGTACGTGTATTGTGATTATTCTgacaatttttgttatttttttcgttcaaaaattttcgaataaaaacaaaaacaagactcaaaaatttaaaactaccgatgaaaacaaaaaaaattataaaaagctAATTTcggtaaattttcatttcacaAGAAAATGTAATTATGAATGTGGATTTTGTTTTCATACTGCTAAAACTAGCCACTACACCGAGCTAGAAGAGGCAAAACGAGGTCTTCGTATGGTCAAAGAAGTaggtatgaaaaaaattaatttttctggtgGCGAACCGTTTCTTTATCCAAAATACTTAGGAGAGCTAATAAAATTCTGTAAAACAACTCTGGAACTCGAATCAACCTCGATTGTTTCAAACGGGTCACAAATAAAAGAATCTTGGTTCCAaaagtatgcaaaatatttgGACATTCTTGCAATTTCTGTTGATTCTTTCAATGAAGAAACAAACATAAGAATTGGACGAGGTCGCGGTAAACATTTGGAGAAACTGTCTGATATTCGCGACTGGTGCGAAAAATACAACGTCAAATTCAAACTTAATTCCGTTATCGGCACCTATAATTGGCAAGAAAACATGGTTGAAGAGATTGAGAACTTGAGACCGTTTCGATGGAAGGTTTTTCAGTGTTTGTTAGTCGATACTGAGAATGCTGGCGAACAGGCGATTCGCAAAGCCAAAGAATTCATCATCACCGATCAACAATTCGAAGATTTTTGCTCAAGACACCGACATTTGTCGAGCTTTGTTCCTGAGCCCAACGTCTTGATGAAAGAATCGTACATTATATTGGACGAATATATGCGGTTTTTGAACAAAGGTGACGTTTATAAGGAGTCAAAGTCTATTTTGGAAGTTGGAATTCTTAAAGCGATGgaacaaattgattttgatgaaaaatcaTTCAACGCTCGAGGTGGAGTATACGATTGGACAAAAACGGACCATTTAAATGTTAATGGTAATTGTGGTTCTGACGATAAGCTTTCTTGGTAA
- the LOC123272317 gene encoding receptor-binding cancer antigen expressed on SiSo cells isoform X1, whose protein sequence is MAMEFLVNRLKALFVFLLSIFKRALCCLRRRRRSSCDSIPLSAVGVIPNSVNNKVLQEPENWEQWDENPVVVVSNKPCNTVQSKIEQYRQQIAKTPEAGEETQVDFFQDMTPKITKQKKILLRDPKTEETSMNLSKFAIASERVPTNELETWDENATGWEEETVEEFGDPTEEIREQRRRERERRLYEQHQRRMDYNFRPPPLGEKINS, encoded by the exons ATGGCTatggaatttttagttaatcGGCTGAAAGcactttttgtatttttattaagtatttttaaacgTGCCTTATGTTGTCTCAGACGGAGAAGAAGATCTTCGTGCGATTCTATTCCGCTGTCAGCTGTTGGTGTTATACCTAACTCTGTTAATAACAAAGTG ttgcaGGAACCAGAAAATTGGGAGCAATGGGATGAAAATCCTGTGGTTGTTGTGTCAAATAAACCATGTAATACCGTTCAGAGTAAAATAGAACAGTACCGTCAACAAATTGCTAAAACTCCTGAAGCTGGGGAAGAAACTCAAGTTGATTTCTTTCAG gacATGACACCAAAAATAACCAAGCAAAAGAAAATACTTCTTAGAGATCCAAAGACTGAAGAAACTTCTATGAATTTATCTAAATTTGCTATTGCTTCTGAAAGAGTACCGACT AATGAGCTTGAGACATGGGACGAAAACGCAACCGGATGGGAAGAAGAAACTGTCGAAGAATTTGGCGATCCAACAGAAGAAATTCGCGAGCAAAGACGACGTGAACGGGAAAGAAGATTATACGAGCAGCATCAAAGGCGTATGGACTACAACTTCCGACCTCCACCATTAGGCGAAAAAATAAACTCCTGA
- the LOC123272340 gene encoding WAP four-disulfide core domain protein 2-like produces MGKVVYKVLLMLSTIACVYSQFNFYQDKPGSCPPPLPVQICSKPCLVDAHCQGAGKCCPTTCGGLICSRPVTTRSEETEKPGSCPAVPTGRWVCSPTCTIDSDCQGSRKCCKNRCGALACQKPDINVVESIEPTVDPKPYDIDRDLSGFNPNNPFLFDRSNNN; encoded by the exons ATGGGTAAAGTTGTTTACAAAGTATTACTAATGCTATCAACGATAGCCTGTGTTTATTCACAATTTAACTTTTACCAAGACAAACCCGGATCTTGTCCACCGCCATTACCTGTGCAAATTTGTTCTAAGCCGTGCTTGGTTGATGCACACTGTCAGGGAGCTGGTAAATGCTGCCCGACAACCTGCGGAGGATTAATTTGCTCCAGACCTGTTACCACAAGATCCGAGGAGACCG AAAAACCGGGATCGTGTCCAGCAGTTCCTACCGGCCGTTGGGTTTGTTCGCCGACTTGTACTATTGACAGCGACTGTCAAGGCTCTAGGAAGTGCTGCAAGAACCGCTGCGGCGCCTTAGCTTGCCAGAAACCGGACATTAATGTTGTTGAATCGATTGAACCAACAGTTGATCCGAAGCCTTATGATATTGATAGAgatttgtctggattcaatcCTAACAATCCATTTTTGTTTGATAGaagtaacaataattaa
- the LOC123272351 gene encoding waprin-Thr1-like produces MATNRKIILLVCLLISIAVIKAQGSYKSGYCPLQNTVTRCMPRCHSDYECSFNEKCCPNKCGSMSCVSPSAVATGYNGGYKGSGDNGVSCGGTTCNKYQKCEFNRSTKRYECVRT; encoded by the exons ATGGCCACGAACA gaaaaataattcttttggTTTGTTTGCTGATAAGCATCGCAGTAATAAAGGCGCAAGGCTCAT ataaaaGTGGATACTGTCCTCTCCAAAATACTGTTACGAGATGCATGCCGAGATGTCACAGCGACTATGAATGttcgtttaatgaaaaatGCTGCCCGAATAAATGCGGCTCTATGTCTTGCGTGTCACCGAGTGCAGTCGCAACTGGTTACAACGGCGGATACAAAGGTTCTGGAGATAATGGGGTCAGTTGTGGTGGAACAACCTgcaataaatatcaaaaatgtgaATTCAATCGTAGTACCAAACGTTACGAATGTGTTCGtacataa
- the LOC123272317 gene encoding receptor-binding cancer antigen expressed on SiSo cells isoform X2 yields MAMEFLVNRLKALFVFLLSIFKRALCCLRRRRRSSCDSIPLSAVGVIPNSVNNKVEPENWEQWDENPVVVVSNKPCNTVQSKIEQYRQQIAKTPEAGEETQVDFFQDMTPKITKQKKILLRDPKTEETSMNLSKFAIASERVPTNELETWDENATGWEEETVEEFGDPTEEIREQRRRERERRLYEQHQRRMDYNFRPPPLGEKINS; encoded by the exons ATGGCTatggaatttttagttaatcGGCTGAAAGcactttttgtatttttattaagtatttttaaacgTGCCTTATGTTGTCTCAGACGGAGAAGAAGATCTTCGTGCGATTCTATTCCGCTGTCAGCTGTTGGTGTTATACCTAACTCTGTTAATAACAAAGTG GAACCAGAAAATTGGGAGCAATGGGATGAAAATCCTGTGGTTGTTGTGTCAAATAAACCATGTAATACCGTTCAGAGTAAAATAGAACAGTACCGTCAACAAATTGCTAAAACTCCTGAAGCTGGGGAAGAAACTCAAGTTGATTTCTTTCAG gacATGACACCAAAAATAACCAAGCAAAAGAAAATACTTCTTAGAGATCCAAAGACTGAAGAAACTTCTATGAATTTATCTAAATTTGCTATTGCTTCTGAAAGAGTACCGACT AATGAGCTTGAGACATGGGACGAAAACGCAACCGGATGGGAAGAAGAAACTGTCGAAGAATTTGGCGATCCAACAGAAGAAATTCGCGAGCAAAGACGACGTGAACGGGAAAGAAGATTATACGAGCAGCATCAAAGGCGTATGGACTACAACTTCCGACCTCCACCATTAGGCGAAAAAATAAACTCCTGA